The Carnobacterium sp. 17-4 genome has a window encoding:
- a CDS encoding beta-ketoacyl-ACP synthase III, with translation MKAKIMGAGSYTPHKVVSNAMLEKMMDTNDEWIRTRTGIETRHISEGENTSVLCGKAAMDILEKTGVSAKEIDFIIVATMTPDGLSPSTACLVQDYIGANPIMAFDVNAACSGFIYALSIAEKLIQSGTFKYGMVLGGEVMSKIIDWQDRSTAVLFGDGAGGVLLGATETENSFLGEDIHSDGSRGESLTAGSHLVTNFHTKEDEKNKYLQMDGRSIFDFAIRSVPESIRTVVESSNYTLEEIDCIVAHQANYRILKAIAKKLKIPAETFATNIAEYGNTSAASIPILLDELITNGDLVLGSKKKIVLTGFGGGLTWGSILIQI, from the coding sequence ATGAAAGCAAAAATTATGGGTGCTGGAAGTTACACTCCACATAAAGTAGTTTCCAATGCGATGCTAGAAAAAATGATGGATACCAATGATGAATGGATTAGAACTCGTACAGGTATAGAAACACGTCACATTAGTGAGGGTGAAAATACTTCAGTACTTTGTGGTAAAGCCGCAATGGACATTCTTGAAAAAACAGGTGTTTCTGCTAAAGAAATAGATTTTATTATCGTTGCGACTATGACTCCAGATGGATTAAGTCCTTCAACAGCTTGTTTAGTACAAGATTATATAGGAGCAAACCCTATAATGGCTTTTGACGTAAATGCAGCATGTTCTGGTTTCATTTATGCTTTATCGATTGCTGAGAAGTTAATTCAAAGCGGTACTTTCAAATACGGAATGGTTCTTGGCGGAGAGGTCATGTCAAAAATCATTGATTGGCAGGATCGTAGTACAGCAGTTCTGTTCGGTGATGGTGCTGGAGGCGTATTGCTAGGTGCAACAGAAACAGAAAATAGCTTTTTAGGAGAAGATATCCATTCTGACGGAAGTCGTGGAGAATCTCTCACAGCGGGCAGTCACTTGGTCACAAATTTTCATACAAAAGAAGACGAAAAAAATAAGTATCTTCAAATGGATGGAAGATCAATTTTTGATTTTGCTATTCGAAGTGTTCCTGAAAGTATTCGAACTGTTGTGGAATCTTCAAATTATACTCTTGAAGAGATAGACTGTATTGTTGCTCATCAAGCAAATTACCGTATTTTAAAAGCTATTGCAAAAAAACTGAAAATTCCTGCTGAAACATTTGCAACAAATATTGCTGAATATGGCAATACTTCTGCTGCAAGTATTCCAATCTTGTTAGATGAACTTATAACAAATGGAGATTTAGTTTTGGGAAGCAAGAAAAAAATCGTTCTTACTGGATTTGGTGGAGGACTCACATGGGGTTCCATACTTATTCAAATTTAA
- a CDS encoding acyl carrier protein, which produces MTFEKIQAIIVDQLDKEEEEVQLETNFREDLEADSLDLFQIINDIEDEFDIKIESEEGLTTVQDIVTFVEVELAKK; this is translated from the coding sequence ATGACATTCGAAAAAATTCAAGCAATTATCGTGGACCAATTAGACAAAGAGGAAGAAGAAGTACAATTAGAAACAAACTTCCGTGAAGATTTAGAAGCAGATAGCTTAGACTTATTCCAAATCATCAATGATATTGAAGACGAATTTGATATTAAAATTGAATCTGAAGAAGGTTTAACAACTGTTCAAGATATCGTAACATTTGTTGAAGTTGAATTAGCTAAAAAATAA
- the fabK gene encoding enoyl-[acyl-carrier-protein] reductase FabK yields the protein MQSELIEKLGIKYPIIQGAMSWVANPSLVSAVSNAGGLGILACGYASSEIVRELIRETKSLTDKPFGINVLLTSPNVDDVVKVICEEHVKVVTTGAGSPGRYMSQFKNAGTVVIPVVASVALARRMVNEGADAIICEGMEAGGHIGKTTTMNLVPQVVDTVSVPVIAAGGIADGRGVAAAFMLGASAVQLGTRFVVAHESTVHQNFKDAILKAKDIDTVVTGQITGHPVRVLRNKLTRQYLKIEKDITSDENPDFNRLEELGTGALRRAVIDGDKETGSFMSGQSAGLVNKEQSSHEIIQELMHEYQEVIKEQANLILK from the coding sequence ATGCAGTCTGAATTAATTGAAAAACTTGGAATCAAATACCCTATTATACAAGGCGCAATGTCTTGGGTTGCTAATCCTAGTTTAGTGAGTGCAGTTTCAAATGCTGGCGGTCTAGGAATATTAGCTTGTGGATATGCTTCAAGTGAAATTGTACGAGAACTGATTAGAGAAACAAAAAGTTTAACAGACAAACCTTTCGGTATCAACGTACTATTAACATCACCTAACGTAGATGATGTTGTAAAAGTTATCTGTGAAGAACATGTTAAAGTTGTAACGACTGGTGCTGGTAGCCCTGGAAGATACATGAGCCAATTTAAAAATGCGGGTACAGTAGTTATCCCCGTAGTTGCTTCAGTTGCTTTAGCACGACGCATGGTAAATGAAGGAGCAGATGCAATCATTTGTGAAGGTATGGAAGCTGGTGGTCATATTGGTAAAACAACTACTATGAACTTAGTGCCACAAGTGGTTGATACTGTCTCTGTTCCAGTCATTGCGGCAGGAGGTATTGCTGACGGACGTGGTGTTGCAGCTGCGTTTATGTTAGGCGCTTCAGCTGTCCAATTAGGAACACGTTTTGTTGTTGCACACGAAAGTACTGTTCATCAAAATTTCAAAGATGCCATATTAAAAGCAAAAGATATTGATACTGTGGTTACTGGTCAGATTACTGGTCATCCAGTACGTGTCCTACGTAACAAACTAACTCGCCAATACTTAAAAATTGAAAAAGACATCACAAGTGATGAAAATCCAGATTTTAATCGTTTGGAAGAACTTGGAACAGGTGCTTTGAGACGAGCTGTCATAGATGGCGATAAAGAAACTGGATCATTTATGTCTGGTCAAAGTGCTGGATTAGTAAATAAAGAACAAAGTAGTCATGAAATCATCCAAGAATTAATGCATGAATATCAAGAAGTAATAAAAGAACAAGCCAACCTCATTTTAAAATAA
- the fabT gene encoding fatty acid biosynthesis transcriptional regulator FabT, which yields MDELIPEINSYLVTIFNEILIIEEGALQSSTFKDISIKEMHTIEAIGMYGVHTTTEVSKKLSVTVGTLTVSVNNLVKKGYVERIRNDNDRRVVKLGLTKKGRLLYRLHDKFHRDMVKETLEGLNREDAEMLIKGLENLHIFLDRTKNNL from the coding sequence GTGGACGAATTAATTCCTGAAATTAATTCTTACTTGGTAACGATATTTAATGAAATTCTGATAATTGAAGAAGGTGCACTTCAAAGTAGCACATTTAAAGATATTTCAATAAAAGAAATGCATACAATCGAAGCTATCGGCATGTATGGTGTTCATACGACAACTGAAGTTTCAAAAAAACTTTCGGTTACTGTGGGAACATTAACTGTTTCTGTTAATAATTTAGTGAAAAAAGGATACGTTGAACGCATTCGGAATGATAATGATCGTAGAGTCGTTAAGTTGGGCTTAACTAAAAAAGGGCGGCTACTTTATCGTCTTCACGACAAATTTCACCGAGATATGGTTAAAGAGACGTTAGAAGGCTTAAACCGAGAAGATGCAGAAATGTTGATTAAAGGCTTAGAAAATCTTCATATTTTCTTAGACCGCACAAAAAATAATTTATAA
- a CDS encoding DUF2187 family protein — translation MGKVITEEIQSLVEVELRKGASKSRIATLLGVPYDEAIVIIDEIKASFRPDVGDKIIFSFRDEKMAGTIIKLLNNSAVVEIYWDKSSDKMKDIMESKTIVNFKDIEEFVSSETE, via the coding sequence ATGGGGAAAGTTATTACCGAAGAAATTCAATCTTTAGTAGAAGTTGAACTTCGAAAAGGTGCCAGCAAATCAAGAATTGCGACCCTTTTAGGCGTACCATATGACGAAGCAATCGTTATCATTGACGAAATAAAAGCTTCATTTAGACCAGATGTAGGAGATAAAATTATTTTTTCATTCCGAGACGAAAAAATGGCTGGAACAATCATCAAATTATTGAATAATAGTGCCGTTGTAGAAATCTATTGGGATAAATCTTCTGATAAAATGAAGGACATAATGGAAAGTAAAACCATTGTTAACTTTAAAGATATAGAAGAATTCGTATCTAGTGAAACAGAATAA
- the fabD gene encoding ACP S-malonyltransferase, producing MKIAFVYSGQGAQYFGMGQDLYEKYSVVREVFDQAGQSLNLDMAELCFKENDLLNQTTYTQPAILTVSLAIDALLKEKGIHPEVVAGLSLGEYSAFVKANVLSFEDAVKLVKKRGQYMTDAVPLGKGAMSAVMGSDRQTIIDACDEASVLGIVSPANYNMPGQIAIAGLKAAVEKAGELLLERGAKRVVPLQVSGPFHTQLLEPASIQLEEALKSVSIHDSELPVISNTIAKVFEDKEQIRTMMVKQVMSPVYWEDSVRTMIDLGVDTFIEVGPGKTLSSFIKKIDKTVTILNVENEKTLEKTVNKLAELNALG from the coding sequence ATGAAAATTGCCTTTGTATATAGTGGACAAGGCGCTCAATACTTTGGTATGGGGCAAGACTTGTATGAGAAGTATAGTGTAGTTCGAGAGGTTTTTGATCAAGCTGGACAATCTTTGAATTTAGATATGGCTGAACTCTGCTTTAAAGAAAATGACTTGCTGAATCAAACTACTTATACTCAGCCTGCTATCCTTACTGTAAGCTTGGCTATTGATGCATTGTTAAAAGAAAAAGGGATCCATCCTGAGGTTGTAGCTGGTTTAAGTCTAGGAGAGTACAGTGCATTTGTAAAAGCGAATGTGCTATCTTTTGAAGATGCTGTTAAATTGGTTAAAAAAAGAGGGCAATACATGACTGATGCTGTTCCTTTAGGCAAAGGTGCTATGAGTGCCGTGATGGGATCAGATCGCCAAACAATTATTGATGCTTGTGATGAAGCAAGTGTACTTGGTATCGTTTCTCCTGCAAACTATAATATGCCTGGACAAATTGCTATTGCTGGTCTTAAAGCAGCTGTAGAAAAGGCAGGGGAACTTCTTCTTGAAAGAGGAGCAAAACGAGTTGTTCCTTTGCAAGTCAGTGGACCATTTCATACACAGCTATTAGAGCCCGCGTCGATTCAATTGGAAGAAGCACTTAAATCTGTTTCAATTCATGATTCTGAACTGCCTGTTATTAGCAACACCATTGCTAAAGTCTTTGAAGACAAAGAGCAAATAAGAACAATGATGGTGAAACAAGTGATGTCTCCTGTTTACTGGGAAGACAGTGTAAGAACAATGATTGACTTAGGCGTTGATACTTTTATCGAAGTAGGTCCTGGTAAGACATTAAGCAGTTTTATCAAGAAAATCGATAAAACAGTTACTATTCTAAATGTTGAAAATGAAAAGACCTTAGAAAAAACTGTAAATAAACTGGCTGAGCTGAACGCTCTGGGCTAG
- the accB gene encoding acetyl-CoA carboxylase biotin carboxyl carrier protein — protein MDFGQVKEILDLVNQSELTEFDLQMDNVTLRMSKNTSSQQISNQTVLTDSETRFNEPVRKENIQTSSPVFEEVSNSAPIAEIVADGALVNSPIVGVIYTAPSPDQPAFKKVGDKVTVGETLCIIEAMKLMNEIKSEVDGTITEILIEDEQVVEFNQPLFRIA, from the coding sequence ATGGATTTTGGTCAAGTGAAAGAAATTCTTGATCTAGTCAATCAATCAGAATTAACTGAATTTGATTTGCAAATGGATAATGTAACTTTACGTATGAGTAAAAATACATCTAGCCAACAAATCAGCAATCAAACGGTTCTTACTGATTCAGAAACTAGATTTAACGAACCTGTTCGTAAAGAGAATATACAAACTTCTTCTCCAGTTTTCGAAGAAGTATCCAATTCTGCTCCAATTGCAGAGATCGTTGCCGATGGTGCACTAGTTAATTCTCCAATTGTTGGAGTAATTTACACTGCGCCTTCACCTGATCAACCAGCCTTTAAAAAAGTGGGCGATAAAGTAACTGTTGGGGAAACACTTTGTATTATAGAAGCTATGAAATTGATGAATGAAATTAAAAGTGAAGTAGATGGAACGATTACTGAAATACTAATAGAAGATGAACAAGTTGTTGAATTTAATCAACCTTTGTTCAGAATTGCCTAG
- the fabG gene encoding 3-oxoacyl-[acyl-carrier-protein] reductase — protein MTLKDQTVIVTGSSRGIGKAVAVEFAKAGANVVLNGRKPISDELISEIEGYGVKTHTILGDVSDFEFAKQLIEESKEVFGSVDILVNNAGITNDMLLMRMSEEDFDQTISVNLKGTFNTIRHASKVMLKQKSGTIINMASVVGLVGNVGQANYAASKAGVVGLTKSAARELATRGITVNAIAPGFIDTEMTDVLSDKMKEQAVSQIPLKHLGNVEDVARAAVFLSENKYITGQVINVDGGMVMNG, from the coding sequence ATGACTTTAAAAGATCAAACCGTTATTGTTACAGGTAGTTCAAGAGGTATTGGAAAAGCAGTAGCTGTAGAATTTGCAAAAGCTGGAGCAAACGTTGTTTTAAATGGACGTAAACCTATTTCTGATGAGCTAATCAGCGAAATAGAAGGTTATGGAGTTAAAACGCACACTATTTTAGGTGATGTTAGTGATTTTGAGTTTGCTAAACAACTGATTGAAGAATCAAAAGAAGTTTTTGGGAGCGTTGATATCTTAGTGAACAATGCTGGTATCACAAACGATATGCTTTTAATGCGGATGTCAGAAGAAGACTTTGACCAAACGATTTCAGTTAACTTAAAAGGAACGTTTAATACTATTCGCCATGCATCTAAAGTTATGTTAAAACAAAAGAGCGGAACGATCATTAACATGGCAAGTGTAGTTGGACTTGTTGGAAACGTTGGACAAGCAAACTATGCTGCAAGTAAAGCCGGTGTTGTAGGGTTAACAAAATCTGCTGCAAGAGAACTAGCTACTAGAGGAATTACGGTAAACGCTATTGCTCCAGGTTTTATTGATACAGAAATGACCGATGTATTGTCTGATAAGATGAAAGAACAAGCGGTTAGTCAGATACCTTTGAAACATTTAGGTAACGTAGAAGATGTTGCGAGAGCAGCGGTTTTCTTAAGCGAAAATAAATACATTACAGGTCAAGTCATCAATGTAGATGGCGGAATGGTTATGAATGGTTAA
- the fabZ gene encoding 3-hydroxyacyl-ACP dehydratase FabZ, with product MNIKEIQELIPNRYPIYFIDRVDEMIPGEHVVALKNVTINEEVFQGHFPGEPVLPGVYILEALAQAGSIPLLTLDRFKGQTAYLGGMNKVKFRKKVVPGDQLMLQVDIVKLKDYAGIGKGVAYVDGKKVCEAELTFIIGR from the coding sequence ATGAATATTAAAGAAATCCAAGAATTGATCCCGAACCGCTACCCAATCTACTTTATTGACCGTGTAGACGAAATGATTCCAGGTGAACATGTTGTAGCACTTAAAAATGTAACAATCAATGAAGAAGTATTCCAAGGTCACTTTCCAGGTGAACCGGTATTACCAGGAGTATACATTTTAGAAGCTCTAGCTCAAGCAGGATCGATTCCTTTATTGACACTAGACCGTTTTAAAGGACAAACAGCTTATTTAGGTGGAATGAACAAAGTAAAATTCCGTAAAAAGGTTGTTCCTGGTGACCAATTGATGTTGCAAGTCGACATTGTTAAATTGAAAGATTACGCTGGTATCGGAAAAGGTGTAGCATACGTAGATGGAAAAAAAGTTTGTGAAGCTGAATTAACTTTCATCATTGGTAGATAA
- the fabF gene encoding beta-ketoacyl-ACP synthase II has translation MTNRVVITGMGAVTPLGNTVDEFWNGLKAGKNGIAPITKFDATETGITVAGELKDFDATNYMQRKISKRMDEFSRYGVAAAVQAVEESGIDREKTDMNRFGVIVGSGIGGLNAMQEQIIKMNTKGPQRVAPFFVPMAIGNMAAGNISIAIGTKGINTSIVTACASGNNSIGEAYRNIKHGYSDVILAGGAEGTINEIGIAGFAALTALSKSTDPDRASIPFDKERTGFVMGEGAAVLMLESLDHALERGATIYAEVVGYGSTGDGYHMTAPTPDGSGAGRAMQDAMAEAGITPADVGYINAHGTSTGANDSAETMAIKYAFGDEAKNVAISSTKSMTGHLLGAAGAIEAVACVKALQDGFLPPTIGLQVPDEACDLDYIPNVGREADVKYTLNNSLGFGGHNAVTCFKKWEGQ, from the coding sequence ATGACGAATCGTGTAGTAATTACTGGAATGGGTGCTGTGACACCTTTAGGAAATACGGTTGATGAATTTTGGAATGGGCTTAAAGCTGGAAAAAACGGTATTGCTCCTATCACAAAATTTGATGCAACAGAGACAGGTATTACTGTTGCTGGTGAATTGAAAGACTTTGATGCAACAAACTATATGCAACGTAAAATTTCAAAACGTATGGACGAATTTTCAAGATATGGTGTCGCAGCAGCTGTACAAGCTGTAGAAGAAAGTGGTATTGATCGTGAAAAAACTGATATGAACCGTTTTGGTGTTATTGTTGGTTCTGGTATCGGCGGATTGAACGCTATGCAAGAGCAAATCATTAAGATGAACACAAAAGGACCTCAACGTGTAGCACCTTTCTTTGTGCCGATGGCAATCGGAAATATGGCCGCTGGGAATATTTCAATTGCTATTGGAACTAAAGGGATCAACACATCTATCGTAACAGCTTGTGCTTCTGGAAATAATTCTATTGGAGAAGCTTACCGTAATATTAAACACGGTTACTCAGACGTGATTCTTGCTGGAGGAGCAGAAGGTACGATCAATGAAATCGGTATCGCTGGTTTTGCTGCATTAACGGCTCTATCAAAAAGTACAGATCCTGACCGTGCTTCAATTCCTTTTGATAAAGAGCGTACTGGTTTTGTTATGGGTGAAGGCGCAGCTGTACTGATGCTTGAAAGTCTAGACCATGCTTTAGAACGTGGAGCAACAATCTACGCTGAGGTCGTTGGTTACGGTTCTACAGGTGACGGGTATCATATGACTGCACCAACACCAGACGGAAGTGGCGCAGGTCGTGCAATGCAAGACGCAATGGCTGAAGCCGGTATTACACCTGCTGATGTGGGCTATATCAATGCTCATGGAACGAGTACTGGAGCAAACGATTCTGCTGAGACAATGGCTATTAAATATGCATTTGGCGATGAGGCTAAAAATGTTGCAATTTCAAGTACGAAAAGTATGACCGGACACTTATTAGGTGCTGCAGGAGCCATTGAAGCAGTAGCATGTGTGAAAGCTCTTCAAGATGGTTTCTTACCTCCGACTATCGGACTTCAAGTACCAGATGAAGCGTGCGATTTGGATTATATTCCTAACGTTGGACGTGAAGCTGATGTTAAATACACACTAAACAATTCTTTAGGCTTTGGCGGACACAATGCCGTAACATGCTTTAAGAAATGGGAGGGGCAATAA